One window from the genome of Tachysurus vachellii isolate PV-2020 chromosome 5, HZAU_Pvac_v1, whole genome shotgun sequence encodes:
- the LOC132846249 gene encoding zinc finger protein 43-like yields the protein MDSDILKIEEIVMGGGETIHSADVNTEETGKPYTTVIIQDPSPPPVIQAYQHESLQCFQCFITFCNSKAKERHMKKSHREEYKQQLQQCDTLFTCYMCDRTFPSSEELTRHQSTHNKEDKPFKCAHCRESFRTFSELTTHRRQVCPERQFVCKGCNETFRRSTLLRAHRLAQHPARPDGDDSDNPSKTHRCGKCGRGFEEESELLHHQENHAASEHCNGSGPVKRRGRPPKAETSSATVEKKQKLSENETAEKSEDTPPAAAAEAAVEAAAEAKPKTGGRRGRPPKSASQEPKAEDNKSNRKKTKAVSPTARQIPCPECDLVFSAPAQLRAHKKEKHTQRKAHPCQECEESFNRAEQLEAHMARAHKAGRYSCSTCGKSFGRESNLKAHQQSHGQEDEKSAVCGKR from the exons ATGGATTCTGATATACTGAAGATAGAGGAAATTGTGATGGGTGGAGGGGAGACCATTCATTCTGCTGATGTGAACACTGAGGAGACCGGGAAGCCGTACACCACGGTCATCATCCAGGATCCTTCTCCGCCACCCGTCATTCAGGCTT ACCAGCATGAGAGCTTGCAGTGTTTCCAGTGTTTTATAACCTTCTGTAACTCTAAAGCCAAGGAAAGGCATATGAAGAAGAGTCATCGTGAAGAATACaaacagcagctgcagcag tgtgacacactcttcacttgTTATATGTGTGATCGCACATTTCCATCTTCTGAGGAGCTAACACGGCATCAGTCTACTCACAACAAGGAAGACAAGCCCTTCAAGTGTGCCCATTGCAGAGAGAGCTTCCGTACCTTCTCAGAG TTGACCACACACCGGAGGCAGGTGTGTCCGGAAAGGCAGTTTGTATGTAAAGGATGTAACGAGACGTTCCGGAGATCAACACTTCTCCGTGCCCACCGTCTGGCCCAGCACCCTGCTCGCCCCGATGGAGATGACTCTGATAATCCCAGCAAAACCCACCGCTGTGGTAAGTGTGGCAGGGGATTTGAAGAAGAATCTGAGCTGCTGCATCATCAAGAGAACCATGCTGCAAGCGAGCACTGCAATGGCAGCGGCCCTGTCAAGAGGCGTGGCCGGCCTCCTAAAGCTGAAACAAGCTCAGCAActgtagagaagaaacaaaaactGAGCGAAAATGAAACGGCAGAGAAGTCAGAAGACACGCCtccggcagcagcagcagaggctGCAGTGGAAGCAGCGGCTGAGGCAAAACCCAAAACAGGGGGAAGGCGAGGACGGCCACCAAAATCTGCATCGCAGGAACCCAAAGCTGAAGATAACAAAtccaacagaaagaaaacaaaggcGGTTTCTCCGACAGCTCGCCAGATCCCGTGCCCAGAGTGTGACCTCGTTTTCTCTGCACCAGCTCAGCTCCGAGCTCACAAGAAAGAGAAGCACACACAGCGCAAGGCACATCCATGCCAAGAATGCGAGGAGAGCTTTAACCGTGCCGAGCAGCTGGAGGCCCACATGGCTCGTGCACACAAGGCTGGCCGTTACTCCTGCTCAACATGTGGCAAAAGCTTTGGCCGAGAGAGCAATCTTAAAGCCCACCAGCAGAGCCATGGGCAGGAGGATGAGAAGTCTGCTGTGTGCGGCAAGAGATAA
- the wu:fe05a04 gene encoding zinc finger and BTB domain-containing protein 17 produces the protein MSSEFTIDIQLTELGFSSWDFQVLKQKDTHQTSDLEYASSSSSSSSSLTAPPPATACPMPVEILVDEEPAEEPDEEPDEEPDEAHPAPGVSSQSVPHIPKHDASLVHVDSTETRTGESSKTVCEKREKRRKRSWYDENTDEQVKEDKKKKTHTHQRKNEKRGAQRMLESVSDVSGEEEVEEEENEEEEEEDDEDDADEEDDDENNLTDEEECDDDLSSDANSSEEHLCQVCSLTFPTSFLLHEHMHVHNGVRLYRCAECGKQFCHLVNYRKHLRSHAQASVIQCVICTAQFATQDDLQQHLDTNHFEEKFYQCDLCKRIFTSMAECKRHVHTHQQRAKRFPCPKCEHSFRHHSSMLYHLKRHNKGVFLCTDCGLAFSTKGVLLRHSFHHLGLLPYTCIRCKRHFRLASLYLKHECKPEHLQCVACLVTFQSQEDFLKHKKDTGCWGHQTALSTKTNQDIRCMECGQVFDSSEELKKHAGTHQRVMRCSECGMGFRSSIMLMSHMGGHVAQRPCLCKECGLGFCHQQAYDSHLKTCGLVNAAEIAVKKQKPNSTKKDVVTSAKSKEVQILPKHAPSHPPTVVSSQTNPADSLTTVSVNKKPLSSLPLFMLLPVPSTSASNSIPNPAKLTSDVSKKCVSAPPVIHIPLQSNNSSVHKESVKTAVVKDLTSLKPASNILISMKNTKTGWTLLQGPSASGPVTKIYVVREESKQATAADSVSMQKKRVLSNLEILQILNILKKTGDQKKETLSSSESAGMAADDGTQKRSSLETRNTSLEQSSDCELTTKTGREILGAVNTEPQCPDFDSSADMCESLPLKRQPEEDQIPKASTELSSENCVQNTDNNSDEENSDLDIAAMELGDESDVVQCETCGKLILEKDLVQHTMKHSVSNVLTTS, from the exons ATGTCTTCAGAGTTTACTATTGACATCCAGCTAACAGAGCTGGGCTTCTCTAGCTGGGATTTTCAGGttttaaaacagaaagacaCGCACCAGACTTCAGACCTGGAATatgcttcatcatcatcttcatcatcttcatccttaACAGCACCACCACCAGCAACGGCGTGTCCAATGCCAGTGGAAATCCTTGTGGATGAGGAACCGGCTGAGGAACCTGATGAGGAACCGGATGAAGAGCCAGATGAGGCTCATCCTGCTCCTGGTGTCTCTTCCCAGTCTGTTCCTCATATCCCCAAACATGATGCCAGTTTAGTTCATGTCGATTCCACAGAAACCAGAACAGGCGAAAGCAGCAAAACTGTttgtgaaaaaagagagaaacgaaGAAAGCGTTCGTGGTACGACGAAAACACAGACGAGCAAGTTAAggaggataaaaagaaaaaaacgcacacacaccaaaggaaaaatgagaaaagaggAGCTCAGAGGATGCTTGAGAGTGTTTCTGATGTTTCcggagaagaagaagtagaagaagaagaaaatgaagaggaggaggaggaggatgacgaAGATGATGCTGACGAAGAAGACGATGACGAGAACAACTTGACGGATGAGGAGGAATGCGATGATGATTTGTCTTCAG ATGCAAATAGttcagaagagcatctctgccAAGTGTGCAGTCTCACATTTCCCACATCTTTCCTCCTACACGAGCATATGCACGTGCATAACGGTGTGCGTCTCTACCGCTGTGCTGAATGTGGCAAGCAGTTCTGCCATTTAGTCAACTATCGTAAGCACCTGCGCTCGCACGCGCAAGCGTCCGTTATCCAGTGTGTCATTTGCACAGCCCAGTTTGCGACACAGGACGACCTGCAGCAGCATCTGGACACAAACCATTTTGAAGAAAAGTTCTATCAGTGTGATCTCTGCAAGCGCATTTTCACCAGCATGGCAGAGTGCAAGaggcacgtgcacacacaccagcagcGCGCGAAACGTTTCCCGTGCCCAAAGTGCGAACACAGCTTCCGCCATCACAGCTCCATGCTGTACCATCTCAAGCGACACAATAAAGGTGTATTCCTCTGTACCGACTGCGGCCTGGCCTTCTCGACAAAAGGCGTCCTCCTGCGCCACAGCTTTCATCACCTGGGCCTTTTGCCCTACACGTGCATACGATGCAAGCGGCACTTCCGTTTGGCATCTCTGTACTTGAAGCACGAGTGCAAACCGGAGCACTTGCAATGCGTCGCATGTCTCGTCACCTTTCAGAGTCAAGAGGACTTCCTGAAGCACAAGAAGGACACAGGTTGCTGGGGTCATCAAACGGCTCTCAGCACCAAGACAAATCAAGACATCCGCTGTATGGAGTGCGGGCAAGTCTTCGACAGTTCAGAGGAACTAAAGAAGCACGCCGGGACACATCAGAGGGTCATGAGGTGCTCAGAGTGCGGGATGGGTTTCCGCTCCTCCATCATGCTCATGTCGCACATGGGCGGCCATGTGGCTCAGCGGCCATGTCTCTGTAAAGAGTGCGGCCTGGGCTTCTGTCATCAACAGGCTTATGACAGTCACCTTAAAACCTGTGGCCTTGTGAATGCAGCAGAG ATTGCCGTAAAGAAACAGAAGCCAAATTCAACGAAGAAGGATGTTGTCACCAGTGCAAAAAGCAAAGAAGTTCAAATTCTGCCGAAGCATGCGCCATCACATCCACCCACGGTAGTAAGCAGCCAAACAAATCCTGCTGACAGTCTGACCACAGTCAGTGTGAATAAAAAGCCTCTTTCTTCTTTACCCCTGTTTATGCTTTTGCCCGTTCCCTCCACATCCGCATCCAACAGCATCCCCAATCCTGCAAAGCTTACATCAGATGTCTCAAAGAAATGTGTTTCAGCTCCACCGGTCATTCATATTCCATTACAATCTAATAACAGCTCTGTACATAAAGAGTCTGTGAAAACAGCAGTGGTGAAAGACCTGACTAGCCTTAAGCCTGCTTCAAACATTCTGATATCCATGAAGAACACAAAAACAGGATGGACGCTATTACAGGGTCCAAGCGCATCTGGACCAGTCACTAAAATATACGTAGTGAGAGAGGAAAGTAAACAAGCGACTGCCGCCGACTCCGTCTCCATGCAGAAAAAGAGAGTTTTGTCAAACTTGGAGATCCTACAAATCTTAAACATCCTGAAGAAAACTGGTgatcagaaaaaagaaactCTATCAAGCTCAGAGAGCGCCGGGATGGCGGCAGATGACGGAACGCAGAAAAGGTCGAGTCTGGAAACCAGGAACACTTCACTTGAACAGAGCAGCGATTGCgaattaacaacaaaaacagggagAGAGATTCTCGGTGCCGTAAACACCGAGCCTCAGTGTCCTGACTTTGATTCTTCAGCAGATATGTGTGAGAGTTTACCCCTAAAAAGGCAGCCTGAAGAGGATCAAATCCCAAAAGCGTCGACCGAGTTATCATCAGAAAACTGTGTACAAAATACAGACAATAACTCTGACGAGGAAAACTCGGACCTGGACATCGCAGCCATGGAGTTAGGTGACGAATCAGATGTCGTACAGTGTGAAACTTGTGGGAAGCTGATTTTAGAAAAAGACTTGGTCCAACACACCATGAAGCATTCAGTCTCCAATGTTCTCACCACATCCTAA